Proteins co-encoded in one Populus trichocarpa isolate Nisqually-1 chromosome 10, P.trichocarpa_v4.1, whole genome shotgun sequence genomic window:
- the LOC7477063 gene encoding very-long-chain 3-oxoacyl-CoA reductase 1: MSLCFVDDLKSQPSWLLVLFTLGSLSFLKFLFASLKWVYVSFLRPAKNLKKYGSWALVTGPTDGIGKGFAFQLARKGLNLILVGRNPDKLKDVSTSIQSKYSNVQIKNVVVDFSGDIDEGVQKIKETVEGLDVGILINNVGVSYPYARFFHEVDEELLKHLIRVNVEGTTKVTQAVLPGMLKRKKGAIVNIGSGAAIVIPSDPLYAVYAATKAYIDQFSRCLYVEYKKSGIDVQCQVPLYVATKMASIKRSSFWVPSSDSYARAGLRAIGYEPRCTPYWPHSLLWGLIQLLPESAVDSWRLGFCLRIRKRGQLKDSRKNE, from the exons atgagTCTCTGTTTCGTTGACGATCTCAAGTCTCAGCCTTCATGGCTTCTTGTGCTCTTCACTCTGGGTTCTCTTTCATTTCTGAAGTTCCTTTTCGCTTCTCTCAAATGGGTCTACGTTAGTTTCCTCAGACCTGCCAAGAATCTCAAGAAATACGGATCATGGGCTCTCGTTACTGGACCCACTGACGGTATTGGCAAAGGATTCGCTTTCCAATTGGCTCGAAAGGGTCTCAATTTAATCTTGGTGGGCAGAAATCCCGATAAACTCAAAGATGTGTCGACTTCAATTCAATCCAAATACAGTAATGTCCAAATCAAGAACGTTGTTGTTGATTTCAGTGGCGATATTGACGAGGGTGTTCAAAAGATTAAGGAGACTGTTGAAGGTCTGGATGTTGGTATCTTGATTAATAATGTCGGGGTTTCTTATCCTTATGCCAGGTTCTTTCATGAGGTTGACGAGGAGCTGTTGAAGCATTTGATTAGAGTGAATGTTGAAGGTACTACTAAAGTTACACAAGCTGTTCTGCCTGGGATGTTGAAGAGGAAGAAGGGTGCTATTGTTAATATTGGTTCTGGAGCTGCCATTGTAATCCCTTCTGATCCTCTTTATGCTGTTTATGCTGCTACTAAAGC GTACATCGATCAATTCTCAAGGTGCCTTTATGTTGAATACAAGAAAAGTGGGATTGATGTGCAGTGTCAG GTTCCCCTTTACGTTGCAACAAAGATGGCATCAATAAAGAGATCTTCCTTTTGGGTTCCTTCATCAGACAGTTATGCCCGGGCAGGTCTGCGTGCTATAGGCTATGAACCTCGCTGCACACCTTACTGGCCCCATTCCCTTCTTTGGGGTTTGATACAATTGTTGCCAGAATCAGCTGTTGATTCCTGGCGACTAGGTTTTTGCCTTAGGATTCGAAAGAGAGGACAGCTTAAAGATTCTAGAAAGAATGAATGA